CCAGCGGGAGATCGAGCGCACGGGGATCCCGACGATCGGGATCTCGATCGTGCGGGAGTATTCCGCCAAGGTCAAGCCCCCCAGGACCGTGTACCTTCACTGGCCCTTCGGCCATCCCCTGGGAGAGCCATTCAATACGGCCCAGCAACGCGTCGTGCTTGCGGAGGCCTTTCGCGCGCTCTGCACCATCGACCGGCCGGGAGAGATCAGAGACCTGCCATACCGCTGGAGGCGTGAGCGCTACGACGACAAGGACATCGAAGTCGTCCTGAAGCCGTGCCGAAAGGGATGGTCCAGGAAGCCGTCAGGATGAGTGCCTCGTCACCGGGCACAAAGCGCGCCTTGACTCCCTGTCATTGTTCCGTTACAATCGATACAATGATTTTTTGTGTTCGTTCAATCCGGACCTCTGGCGTCTGGAATAGTCCGGAGCAAGCCGAACCCAGGAGGCATCATGGAGACCCAGGAACGAACAAAGTCGCTCATCCTCTCGGTTGACGCTGACTGCGTCAGCCAGCTTCGCACAAGCACCATTCTCCAGCATCTGGAATATCACTTCTTTCCCGTCAAGTCAGCCGAGGACGCGCTGTTGATCCTGCAAATGACGGTTCCAAGGGTGGTGCTGAGCGAGATCCATCTGCCGAAGATGAACGGCATCGACCTGGTGAAGCATGTCAGGAAGGACCAGCGGACGACGAATGTGCCGGTCATCATGTATACGACCGTCAAGGACCCGGTCTACCGGCAGCTCAGCCAGCAGGCCGGAGCTACCGCTTATCTCCTGCAGCCGGCGCATCACAACCATCTCTATGAGGCCATTCAGAAGGTCACGGAGACAACGCCGCGACAGTACGTCCGGCTTACCACCTTTCTTGATGTCATCGTGGGGAAAGAGGGCATTCCCGGCCACGTGGTGTCACGGGAAAAGGTCACGGCCATTTCCGAGAACGGCATGTACGTGTACACACAGAAGCCGCTCCTTTTCGGCACGGTGCTGCCGTACACGCTTTTTTTGGGGGGACAGGAGGGCAGCATCACCTTCGAAGGCAAGGTCATCTACCGACATGAAGGCGTGAGCGGCGGAAAGCAGCCGGGCATGGGCGTCATTTTTTCGCGGATACAGCCGGAAGACCGTGATGCGATCAAGGATTTCATTCTTGAGCGGCTCATGGAAGGTATGCCGCTCACCATGCGGGAGCCCTGAGCCACGGACTGTGCCGGTTATTTCGACGATTGTCAAGCCCTGTTCCCGGATCTGCCCGGACATGGCAAACACCGCTCTGCCGTCTATTGCTCAAACCCTTCGCGGTCTCTCCTTGACAGAAGATAGTTCCCACTTTCCGAGAAGATCATTCATAAAAAGAGCATCGGCATGATGCCGAAAAAACGGTGACCCCGGCTAAGAACCATGAGATGGCGCAGGATCACGGGTCCCTGTTGTCGTCTTCCGGGCCCGGGGTGGTCCACTCTTATCAGGAGCGGGTTTTCCTTCCACGTGGCCTTATTTCCGTAAAACCTTTTTCCCATTGGCGCTCCGGATTCTGCTATACTCTATACAAGATAGGAAATGTCTTGATTAAGGAGGCGGAGCAATTTAGGCGGATATCCTGATAACGGGCTCGATCGGGAAGACCG
The Nitrospirota bacterium genome window above contains:
- a CDS encoding response regulator gives rise to the protein METQERTKSLILSVDADCVSQLRTSTILQHLEYHFFPVKSAEDALLILQMTVPRVVLSEIHLPKMNGIDLVKHVRKDQRTTNVPVIMYTTVKDPVYRQLSQQAGATAYLLQPAHHNHLYEAIQKVTETTPRQYVRLTTFLDVIVGKEGIPGHVVSREKVTAISENGMYVYTQKPLLFGTVLPYTLFLGGQEGSITFEGKVIYRHEGVSGGKQPGMGVIFSRIQPEDRDAIKDFILERLMEGMPLTMREP